In Patescibacteria group bacterium, a single window of DNA contains:
- a CDS encoding YcaO-like family protein, whose protein sequence is MKNNTVNTIKEIASALQDIKLVESFQRTRLHYDEPKFWFYSTIINDKYLKHQGQHFSSNSSGVSFFSQNKAVLKSLFEALERYSNFAFFKKDIDFVGRFVDIKTNAINPESFSYFSEKQLNNPEYKKFKINDKSRFDWTKVKLLTDGKEYLVPCQTIYLSYKLIKGEPTFYPSISTGVAAHSDLDSAILGGIYEVIERDSFMIYYLNKLKPKKYNLKSSKNKKIRSLAEITERYHMELYCLDITTDLGIPTVASILIDRSGLSKAVSVGLKSNLNVEKAIIGSINEAYHTRSWIREAYIQNPTNITEKELLESSSMKNRGLLWYKPESISHINFLIKALRSEVITLKNNNLSVKEQIRYLNDSLNKAGYKIYYKDITPEYFKNIHFKAVKVIIPGMQPLYLEEKFALRGGNRLHAVPVKLGYKNIRLNTYPHPFL, encoded by the coding sequence ATGAAAAATAATACCGTCAATACCATCAAAGAAATAGCATCTGCTTTACAGGATATTAAATTAGTTGAATCTTTTCAAAGAACTCGTTTGCATTATGACGAGCCTAAGTTTTGGTTTTATTCTACAATCATAAACGATAAATATTTAAAGCACCAAGGGCAGCATTTTAGTTCTAATTCTTCTGGAGTATCTTTTTTTTCTCAAAATAAAGCCGTACTTAAATCACTATTTGAAGCGTTGGAAAGATATAGCAACTTTGCTTTCTTTAAAAAAGATATAGATTTCGTTGGAAGATTTGTTGATATCAAAACTAATGCAATTAATCCCGAATCCTTCTCGTATTTTTCGGAAAAACAATTAAATAATCCAGAATATAAAAAATTTAAAATAAACGATAAATCTAGATTTGATTGGACAAAGGTTAAATTATTAACCGACGGTAAGGAATATCTTGTACCCTGCCAGACAATATATCTTTCCTACAAATTAATTAAGGGAGAGCCTACATTTTATCCTTCGATTAGTACAGGCGTAGCTGCTCATTCTGATTTGGACTCTGCAATTTTAGGAGGTATTTATGAGGTAATAGAGAGAGATTCTTTTATGATTTATTATTTAAATAAATTAAAACCAAAAAAATACAATTTAAAATCTTCTAAGAACAAAAAAATTCGCTCTCTGGCGGAAATTACCGAAAGATATCATATGGAATTATATTGTCTTGATATAACTACAGATTTAGGAATACCGACTGTGGCTTCCATTTTAATCGATCGATCGGGATTAAGTAAGGCAGTTTCTGTAGGGTTAAAATCAAATTTAAATGTTGAAAAAGCTATCATTGGTTCAATTAACGAGGCCTACCATACAAGAAGTTGGATAAGAGAAGCATATATTCAAAATCCAACAAATATTACAGAAAAAGAGTTGCTTGAAAGTTCTAGTATGAAAAATAGAGGATTGCTTTGGTATAAACCTGAATCAATTTCTCATATTAACTTTTTAATTAAAGCGTTGAGATCTGAAGTTATTACCTTAAAAAATAATAATTTATCTGTAAAGGAACAAATCAGATATTTAAATGACAGTTTAAATAAAGCTGGTTATAAAATTTATTATAAAGATATTACTCCTGAATATTTCAAAAATATCCATTTCAAAGCAGTAAAAGTAATAATACCTGGCATGCAACCATTATACTTAGAAGAAAAATTCGCACTTCGTGGAGGTAATAGATTGCACGCTGTTCCCGTTAAGTTGGGGTATAAAAATATTAGATTAAACACCTACCCACATCCGTTTTTATGA
- a CDS encoding RNA-binding protein, protein MSTKLFIGNLDYTVTSDDLKSAFAAYGNVTDAVVITDRETRRSRGFGFVEFATAEEAQKAMEAMNQQPLKGRNINVNEAKPQENRN, encoded by the coding sequence ATGTCAACAAAATTATTTATTGGAAATTTGGATTACACAGTAACAAGTGATGATTTAAAATCAGCTTTTGCAGCTTACGGAAACGTTACAGATGCAGTTGTTATCACAGATCGTGAAACAAGAAGAAGCAGAGGTTTTGGATTTGTTGAGTTTGCGACTGCTGAAGAAGCTCAAAAAGCTATGGAGGCTATGAATCAACAGCCATTAAAAGGCCGCAATATCAACGTTAACGAAGCCAAACCACAAGAAAACAGAAATTAA
- a CDS encoding tyrosine-type recombinase/integrase, which produces MTTAVRYRRHNAQVVTLGKLEAIPWVAMANLQGKHLEIILTKYLQWCKIERGLAKQTVAGKKQTLGHFLKYLDGEKLTLKTSKDYMYHLSSDLGWSANGIRSDFNSKVKPFIHWLFETKYIKIDWSKKIKVPKAQPKQYPVVSFEELDKTIFAGTSFTEKDCKLAKERRLENREALLFEARTGLRIGAIIGLKKEDVNLNSIPATFNVYSKGKFHTGIVPPDLIEMMKRRCVGPGKVFNVYGGSLNHYIRRGCEKLGISNDFHFHTMRHSFATSLLNNGTDISMVSKILGHSSIGITADIYSHYSVQDKARVINSIPTVRKSLSTEERAKIVIEKLQKDFGIIKYTRKGEKLTINIKI; this is translated from the coding sequence GTGACAACGGCAGTCCGCTACAGACGGCATAACGCTCAGGTGGTAACTCTCGGGAAGTTAGAAGCAATCCCTTGGGTTGCTATGGCTAACTTACAAGGTAAACATTTAGAAATCATATTAACTAAGTATCTTCAATGGTGCAAAATTGAACGTGGTCTTGCAAAGCAAACAGTTGCTGGGAAAAAACAGACTCTTGGCCATTTTTTGAAATATCTTGACGGCGAAAAATTGACGTTGAAGACTTCCAAAGATTATATGTATCATTTAAGTTCCGATTTGGGTTGGTCGGCAAATGGAATCAGAAGTGACTTTAATTCAAAAGTTAAACCATTTATTCATTGGCTTTTTGAAACAAAATATATAAAGATTGATTGGTCCAAAAAGATTAAGGTTCCCAAAGCACAACCAAAACAATATCCAGTAGTAAGTTTCGAAGAGCTAGATAAAACCATCTTCGCTGGAACCTCATTCACAGAAAAGGACTGTAAGCTTGCTAAAGAACGAAGGCTGGAAAACAGGGAAGCCTTACTCTTCGAAGCCAGAACAGGTTTAAGAATCGGGGCAATTATTGGACTCAAGAAAGAAGATGTCAATCTCAACTCTATCCCAGCAACTTTTAATGTTTACAGTAAAGGTAAATTTCATACTGGCATAGTTCCTCCCGACTTAATTGAAATGATGAAAAGAAGATGTGTTGGCCCTGGAAAAGTTTTCAATGTTTATGGCGGCAGTCTTAATCACTATATAAGAAGAGGTTGCGAGAAGTTGGGAATATCAAATGATTTCCATTTCCATACCATGCGGCACAGTTTTGCCACAAGTTTATTAAATAACGGGACAGATATTAGTATGGTAAGCAAAATCCTGGGTCATAGCAGTATTGGCATCACCGCAGACATTTATAGCCATTATTCCGTGCAAGACAAAGCCAGGGTTATTAATTCAATTCCTACAGTAAGAAAGTCTCTATCCACAGAGGAAAGGGCAAAAATAGTTATAGAAAAACTACAAAAAGACTTTGGTATTATCAAATACACAAGAAAAGGTGAAAAACTAACAATTAATATCAAAATATAA
- a CDS encoding prolyl oligopeptidase family serine peptidase gives MKVKLLIISGFLLSFGIGFMVGQLILIKTQKPTQIVSQVVDRSLDKYTIDNLSNYWNTKTDPSTTLRVTSQLKDFPEFTSSEFIMNFNPSTSLGTVVQTKKTSGLINIPKGEGKYPLVIMIRGYVPTEQYFTGNGTINGSYFFAKNGFITVAPDFLGYGDSDKESSNVFESRFQTYTTVMAVLKSVGQIPNWDGKNIFIWAHSNGGQIALTTLEITGVNYPTVLWAPVSSSFPFDILYYSDEADDQGKSLRKELSTFEDVYNTDLYSLNNYLDKIKAPIQLDQGTADDSVPVDWSDNLADNLKKQGLPVVYNKYPGADHMMTPLWNTVIQKDLEYFTKNLKN, from the coding sequence ATGAAAGTTAAACTTTTAATTATTTCCGGGTTTTTACTTAGTTTTGGAATTGGATTTATGGTTGGTCAACTAATTCTTATCAAAACCCAAAAACCAACACAAATTGTCAGCCAGGTTGTAGATAGATCGCTTGATAAATATACGATAGATAATTTAAGTAATTATTGGAATACAAAAACAGATCCTTCGACTACGCTCAGGGTGACAAGTCAACTTAAAGATTTTCCAGAATTTACTTCCAGTGAATTTATTATGAACTTTAACCCCTCGACTTCGCTCGGGACTGTAGTGCAAACGAAAAAAACTTCAGGGCTTATTAATATTCCAAAAGGTGAGGGAAAATATCCGCTTGTAATTATGATTCGAGGATATGTTCCTACAGAACAATATTTTACAGGCAACGGGACAATAAACGGATCATATTTTTTTGCCAAGAACGGATTTATAACTGTCGCACCAGACTTTTTAGGATATGGAGATTCTGATAAAGAATCAAGCAATGTCTTTGAATCGCGATTTCAAACTTATACAACTGTTATGGCAGTTCTAAAATCAGTTGGTCAAATTCCAAACTGGGATGGGAAAAATATTTTCATTTGGGCACATAGCAATGGCGGTCAGATTGCTCTAACTACTCTTGAAATCACAGGAGTAAATTATCCAACTGTTTTGTGGGCTCCTGTTTCTTCCAGTTTTCCTTTTGATATTCTTTATTATAGCGACGAAGCTGATGATCAGGGAAAATCTTTAAGGAAGGAGCTTTCCACTTTTGAAGATGTATATAATACTGATTTATATTCTTTAAATAATTATTTAGACAAAATAAAAGCTCCAATACAACTTGACCAAGGAACAGCTGATGATAGCGTACCAGTAGATTGGAGCGATAATCTAGCTGATAATCTCAAAAAACAAGGTCTTCCTGTTGTTTATAACAAATATCCTGGTGCTGATCATATGATGACTCCGCTTTGGAATACCGTTATACAGAAAGACCTTGAGTACTTCACAAAAAATTTGAAAAATTAA
- a CDS encoding trigger factor yields MTSTNIARTDDGTIQINFSIPKADIDKAQEKAVEELSKDITVKGFRKGKAPVDKAKERIDPGMLLEKTLGQILPAAYTKAIDENKIKPIIYPKFEIMKQGDIWEIQAKVAELPIVDLPDYNDMVAGAIRAASLKKELSKQEKEDVVIKTLIDSIKVKVPKIIIDEEVNARLSQLLERTEKLGLKLEQYLASIGKTEQSLREEYEKQVVDGISLELILNKMAEVEKIEAPESEVETAIKSAGVTETHQGHVDEQKQIVRSVLKRRIVLDRLASLS; encoded by the coding sequence ATGACAAGCACAAATATTGCAAGGACTGATGACGGGACTATTCAAATAAACTTTTCTATTCCTAAAGCTGATATTGATAAAGCACAGGAAAAAGCAGTCGAGGAATTATCAAAAGACATAACTGTAAAAGGATTTAGAAAAGGCAAAGCTCCAGTTGATAAAGCTAAAGAGAGAATTGACCCTGGAATGCTTCTTGAAAAAACTTTGGGGCAAATATTACCTGCCGCTTACACAAAAGCAATTGATGAAAACAAAATCAAACCAATAATTTATCCAAAGTTTGAAATTATGAAACAAGGAGATATCTGGGAAATTCAGGCAAAAGTTGCAGAATTACCGATAGTTGATTTGCCAGATTATAACGACATGGTTGCAGGAGCGATTCGAGCTGCATCTTTAAAGAAAGAATTAAGCAAACAAGAAAAAGAAGATGTTGTAATAAAAACTTTAATTGATTCAATAAAAGTGAAAGTTCCTAAGATTATTATTGATGAAGAAGTAAATGCTAGGCTCTCACAATTACTTGAAAGAACAGAAAAGCTTGGACTTAAACTTGAACAATATTTAGCAAGTATCGGGAAAACTGAACAAAGTCTTCGAGAGGAATATGAAAAACAGGTCGTTGATGGAATTTCCTTAGAACTTATTTTAAATAAAATGGCAGAAGTTGAAAAAATTGAAGCACCAGAATCTGAAGTAGAAACTGCAATAAAAAGCGCTGGGGTTACAGAAACTCACCAAGGACATGTTGACGAGCAAAAACAAATTGTACGAAGCGTACTTAAGCGCAGAATAGTTCTTGACCGACTTGCAAGTCTATCTTAA
- a CDS encoding DUF5660 family protein — translation MADKTSKQQKIKQIRQANILESLKDLGGNTGKALARESGAMSEEFFRQLLGIKKAKVSGDLERGQSFQPGKAMTGEYQQEQKAQKQIRFERRLLEEQKAEVERKNSELQLQLHAITREMQSVVETTPKLAKEIQIAQIISGNKPDIYHLLFLNKILQFLKDFKKNIENASIWFAAQNKRANKRNFWNQYKVQKGSALLNPETYSQRSAG, via the coding sequence ATGGCTGACAAAACTTCAAAGCAGCAAAAAATAAAACAGATAAGGCAGGCTAACATTTTAGAAAGCCTAAAGGATCTTGGCGGAAATACTGGAAAAGCATTAGCACGCGAATCGGGAGCAATGAGCGAAGAATTTTTCAGACAACTTCTTGGAATCAAAAAGGCAAAAGTTTCTGGAGATTTGGAGCGAGGACAATCTTTTCAGCCAGGCAAAGCAATGACTGGAGAATATCAACAGGAACAAAAAGCCCAAAAACAAATAAGATTTGAAAGAAGACTTCTTGAAGAGCAAAAAGCCGAAGTCGAGAGAAAAAATAGTGAGTTGCAATTACAGCTTCATGCAATAACTAGAGAAATGCAATCTGTCGTTGAGACAACTCCAAAATTGGCAAAAGAAATACAAATCGCCCAAATAATTTCAGGAAACAAACCAGATATATATCATCTTTTGTTTTTAAATAAAATTTTACAGTTTTTAAAAGATTTCAAGAAGAACATAGAGAATGCTTCAATCTGGTTTGCTGCACAAAATAAGCGTGCAAATAAACGAAATTTCTGGAACCAATATAAAGTGCAAAAAGGCTCAGCTTTATTAAACCCTGAAACTTATTCGCAAAGAAGTGCTGGTTAA
- a CDS encoding YkgJ family cysteine cluster protein, whose product MESFNKYKPEDNTINKCENCHACCKNMIMKIESLQRRKAYPNAIRSSFYGTQYLSESCDEGVYYIETNESSHTGFDTFDEIVINGDCPNLKDNGWCGIYKRRPDACTLFKKDSKACVDKKLEEFIPDETLKIVR is encoded by the coding sequence ATGGAAAGTTTTAATAAATACAAACCAGAAGATAATACTATAAATAAATGCGAGAACTGCCATGCTTGTTGCAAGAACATGATTATGAAGATAGAAAGTTTACAGAGAAGAAAAGCCTATCCAAATGCAATAAGATCTTCTTTTTACGGCACTCAATATTTATCCGAAAGTTGCGATGAAGGTGTTTATTATATCGAAACAAATGAATCCAGTCATACAGGTTTTGATACATTTGATGAAATTGTAATTAATGGAGACTGTCCAAACTTGAAAGATAACGGCTGGTGTGGAATTTATAAAAGAAGACCTGATGCATGCACTTTGTTTAAAAAAGATTCTAAAGCATGCGTAGATAAAAAGTTAGAAGAATTTATACCAGATGAAACATTAAAGATTGTGAGGTGA